From the Argopecten irradians isolate NY chromosome 13, Ai_NY, whole genome shotgun sequence genome, one window contains:
- the LOC138305953 gene encoding lysophosphatidic acid phosphatase type 6-like codes for MKWKILTSTGVLGAAVCSCTARTLLADSDPNILEDETSAHSTDNRLTLKQAQVFFRHGARTTIHTIPKLEEAVYDVKVLRHLIPHTAFTLDLVNYDTGGPKTKSHLDEHYEKKKLSGGCVAGQLTTLGQQQCFSLGQKLKEEYVHKAKLISEDFDPSTVFGRSTNVQRTIESLRCVMAGMFGAQNLRKIAPVKVYVADTKTEVLFPNIQRCHVLQQNNHSVLFHIADKPEYLPSRHKLEEAFGVNFKDYVGLNFVGIRDDLVARKAHGLPVPSYALPLWDMIELMASRMMYATFCGQHKAERDLITRLSTGPLMTYVMDNIRDLEENKRDAKKLFLFATHDSTIVGLLGLLDIWDEQWPPYSVDLRVELYENENKEKFIQVLYMGKPKKVRGCDSTLCSLDQFRKAMKPFMIRDKEFFAICKSDILEKIDKEIKEEEKGEVQTEEIREQSETPAGM; via the exons ATGAAGTGGAAAATTTTAACAAGTACCGGCGTTCTTGGCGCTGCTGTATGTAGTTGTACTGCAAGGACACTGCTAGCTGACAGTGACCCAAATATCCTCGAGGACGAAACGTCAGCTCACAGCACGGACAACAGATTGACATTGAAACAAGCACAAGTTTTCTTCAGACATGGGGCTCGAACTACTATACACACGATTCCTAAATTAGAGGAG GCGGTGTATGATGTCAAAGTACTGAGGCATCTGATCCCACATACAGCGTTCACTCTGGACTTAGTCAACTATGATACAGGAGGACCAAAGACAAAATCGCATCTAGATGAGCACTACGAGAAAAAGAAGTTATCG GGAGGCTGTGTGGCAGGCCAGCTGACGACGTTAGGACAACAGCAATGCTTCTCACTGGGACAGAAACTGAAAGAAGAATACGTCCATAAAGCCAAGCTAATCTCTGAGGACTTTGATCCCAGCACTGTATT TGGTCGTTCAACAAATGTCCAAAGAACTATCGAGAGTTTAAGATGTGTCATGGCAGGAATGTTTGGTGCTCAAAATCTACGGAAAATTG CTCCAGTGAAAGTGTATGTTGCTGACACCAAAACTGAGGTTCTCTTCCCTAATATACAACGCTGTCATGTATTACAACAGAACAACCACTCTGTACTGTTCCACATCGCCGACAAACCTGAATACCTGCCATCTAGACACAAACTAGAGGAAGCATTTG GTGTAAATTTCAAAGATTACGTGGGATTAAATTTTGTTGGTATTCGTGATGATTTAGTGGCACGCAAG GCTCATGGATTACCAGTGCCGTCCTATGCACTACCTCTCTGGGACATGATAGAACTAATGGCTAGTAGAATGATGTATGCGACATTTTGTGGGCAGCACAA AGCGGAGCGTGATTTGATAACAAGACTATCCACAGGCCCACTAATGACATATGTGATGGATAATATACGAGACCTAGAGGAAAATAAAAG AGATGCCAAGAAGCTGTTCCTGTTTGCGACACATGACTCTACGATAGTAGGCCTTCTGGGGCTTCTAGATATATGGGACGAACAATGGCCGCCATATTCTGTAGACCTTAGGGTGGAACTGTacgaaaatgaaaacaaagaaaaattcaTCCAAGTACTCTATATGGGAAAG cCAAAGAAAGTGCGAGGATGTGACTCCACACTATGCTCCTTAGATCAGTTCAGAAAAGCCATGAAACCGTTCATGATACGAGACAAGGAGTTCTTCGCCATCTGTAAATCAGATATACTAGAAAAAATAGATAAAG AAATCAAAGAAGAGGAGAAGGGAGAAGTTCAGACTGAGGAGATCCGTGAGCAGTCAGAAACACCAGCAGGGATGTGA